One Natrinema longum genomic window carries:
- a CDS encoding pyridoxal-phosphate-dependent aminotransferase family protein: protein MTKKREYKDNYPDKTLYIPGPTEVRDDVIEAMAEPMFGHRMDRMTDLYTTIVEDTKEFLGTDNEVVILTGSGTEFWEASTLNLVDDDILVPTCGSFSERHANVAERLGKNVDRLEYEWGQAIKPEDIRETLEESDKHYDVVATVMNESSTGVRNPIEEIGDVVAEYPDTYFVVDAVSSLGGDYVDIDDHNIDVIFASSQKAFAMPPGLAICVVSDDAYERELEKDSASWYGGFQRTIDYYDRKGQTHSTPAIPIMLAYRKQMKYMLEEGHDARDQRHREMAEYTREWAREHFDMFPEVGYESQTVSCIENTQGIDVAATIDAVSEEYDFVFSNGYGSQLGEETFRIGHMGEHDLESIKKLTDAIEDVAGL, encoded by the coding sequence GTGACCAAGAAACGCGAATACAAAGACAACTATCCCGACAAAACGCTGTATATTCCAGGTCCGACGGAGGTTCGCGACGACGTGATCGAGGCGATGGCCGAGCCGATGTTCGGCCACCGGATGGACCGAATGACGGACCTGTACACGACCATCGTCGAGGACACCAAGGAGTTCCTCGGCACCGACAACGAGGTTGTCATCCTGACGGGATCGGGCACCGAGTTCTGGGAGGCCTCGACGCTCAATCTCGTCGACGACGACATTCTCGTCCCGACCTGTGGGAGCTTCAGCGAGCGCCACGCCAACGTCGCCGAGCGACTGGGCAAGAACGTCGACAGGCTCGAGTACGAGTGGGGACAGGCGATCAAGCCCGAGGACATCCGGGAGACGCTCGAGGAGAGCGACAAGCACTACGATGTCGTCGCGACCGTGATGAACGAGAGTTCGACCGGCGTCCGGAATCCCATCGAGGAGATCGGCGACGTCGTCGCCGAGTATCCGGACACCTATTTCGTCGTCGACGCGGTTTCCTCGCTGGGCGGGGACTACGTCGATATCGACGACCACAACATCGACGTCATCTTCGCATCGAGCCAGAAGGCGTTCGCGATGCCGCCGGGGCTGGCGATCTGCGTCGTCAGCGACGACGCCTACGAGCGCGAACTCGAGAAGGACTCCGCGTCGTGGTATGGTGGCTTCCAGCGGACGATCGACTACTACGACCGAAAAGGCCAGACTCACTCGACGCCCGCCATCCCGATCATGCTCGCCTACCGCAAGCAGATGAAGTACATGCTCGAGGAGGGCCACGACGCCCGGGACCAGCGCCACCGCGAGATGGCCGAGTACACCCGCGAGTGGGCCCGCGAGCACTTCGACATGTTCCCCGAGGTGGGGTACGAATCGCAGACGGTGTCCTGCATCGAGAACACGCAGGGCATCGACGTCGCCGCAACTATCGACGCCGTGAGCGAGGAGTACGACTTCGTCTTCTCGAACGGCTACGGCTCGCAACTCGGCGAGGAGACGTTCCGCATCGGTCACATGGGCGAACATGACCTCGAGAGCATCAAGAAACTGACCGACGCGATCGAGGACGTCGCCGGGCTGTAA
- a CDS encoding DUF7344 domain-containing protein, which produces MSKVDRFFRSISSIQRRRLLVHMLDHNPEDDSKLYIGDTETTDEELEALLTEMEHTHLPLLEDYGFINWDRDTHEVTKGPQFDEIRPLLELMVNHRDELPENWI; this is translated from the coding sequence ATGTCAAAGGTCGACCGGTTTTTCCGATCAATTTCGAGTATTCAACGTCGTCGGTTGTTAGTCCATATGTTAGACCACAATCCGGAGGACGACTCGAAACTATACATCGGCGATACTGAAACGACCGACGAGGAACTGGAAGCACTTCTCACCGAGATGGAACACACGCATCTGCCGCTGTTGGAAGACTACGGGTTCATCAACTGGGACCGAGATACTCACGAGGTGACGAAGGGGCCACAGTTCGACGAGATCAGACCGCTCTTGGAGTTGATGGTGAACCACCGAGACGAACTCCCCGAGAACTGGATCTAG
- a CDS encoding DsrE family protein codes for MQTVFHLIADDPTQRETALTIAENLTMDDSVEIDDIAIVAQAEGIEPLTAGGDGSDTVESLLETGISVKACGNTLELKDLAESDLVEGVETVPSGGGELTRLQSEGYAYIRP; via the coding sequence GTGCAGACAGTTTTCCACCTCATCGCCGACGACCCGACGCAACGAGAGACCGCGCTCACGATCGCCGAAAACCTCACCATGGACGACTCCGTCGAGATCGACGATATCGCGATCGTCGCCCAGGCCGAGGGGATCGAGCCGTTGACGGCCGGCGGTGACGGCAGCGACACGGTCGAATCCCTGCTCGAGACCGGCATCTCGGTCAAAGCCTGTGGCAACACGCTCGAGTTGAAAGACCTCGCGGAATCCGACCTCGTCGAGGGCGTCGAAACCGTTCCCTCCGGTGGCGGCGAACTCACTCGGCTCCAGAGCGAGGGGTACGCCTACATCCGGCCGTAG
- the rnz gene encoding ribonuclease Z → MPLRVTFLGTAGAIPTTERNPSSVFVAREGEGLLFDAGEGTQRQMMRFGTGFAVSHLFVTHLHGDHVLGIPGLLQTMAFNDREEPLAIHTPHGTRRQLKSLVNALGNRPSFPVRISEIGDGDVAYRAEEYEVRAFETDHDTRSVGYALVEDDRKGRFDRERAEELGVPVGPKFSRLHEGEPVELEDGTVVDPEQVVGDPRPGRSIVYTGDTRPTAATIEVADDPDLVIHDATFADDRAERAAETAHSTARQAAEIANRAGADRLALLHLSSRYAGYTEDHERQARDVFGEDAFVPDDGENVEIPYPED, encoded by the coding sequence ATGCCACTGCGCGTGACGTTTCTAGGGACGGCCGGGGCGATTCCGACGACCGAGCGGAACCCGAGTAGCGTCTTCGTCGCCCGCGAAGGAGAGGGGTTGCTGTTCGACGCCGGCGAGGGGACGCAGCGCCAGATGATGCGGTTTGGCACTGGGTTTGCCGTCTCCCACCTGTTCGTCACGCACCTCCACGGCGACCACGTCCTCGGGATTCCGGGCTTGCTCCAGACGATGGCGTTCAACGACCGCGAGGAGCCGCTCGCGATCCACACGCCCCACGGCACGCGCCGACAGCTGAAATCGCTCGTGAACGCCCTCGGGAACCGACCCTCGTTTCCCGTCCGGATCAGCGAGATCGGCGACGGCGACGTCGCCTATCGGGCCGAGGAGTACGAGGTCCGTGCGTTCGAGACCGACCACGACACCCGCTCGGTCGGCTACGCGCTCGTCGAGGACGACCGCAAGGGCCGGTTCGACCGCGAGCGCGCCGAAGAGCTGGGCGTTCCGGTCGGCCCGAAGTTCTCGCGGCTCCACGAGGGCGAGCCCGTCGAACTCGAGGACGGGACCGTCGTCGACCCCGAGCAGGTCGTCGGCGATCCGCGGCCGGGCCGATCGATCGTCTACACCGGCGACACCCGTCCCACGGCGGCGACGATCGAGGTCGCCGACGACCCCGATCTGGTGATCCACGACGCGACCTTCGCCGACGACCGCGCCGAGCGCGCCGCCGAGACCGCCCACTCGACGGCTCGCCAGGCCGCCGAAATCGCGAACCGTGCCGGCGCGGATCGGCTCGCGCTGTTGCATCTCTCCTCCCGGTATGCAGGCTATACCGAGGATCACGAACGGCAGGCTCGTGACGTCTTCGGCGAAGACGCGTTCGTCCCCGACGACGGTGAGAACGTCGAGATTCCCTACCCGGAGGACTGA
- the eif1A gene encoding translation initiation factor eIF-1A — protein MSDDGEGGRKNLRMPEDDEVFATVTNMLGANRVKVRCADGTERTARIPGKMQKRIWIREDDVVLVEPWDWQDEKADITWRYEKSDADQLRREGHIQ, from the coding sequence ATGAGCGACGACGGCGAGGGCGGTCGGAAGAACCTCCGAATGCCCGAGGACGACGAGGTCTTCGCGACCGTCACGAACATGCTCGGGGCGAATCGGGTCAAAGTACGCTGTGCCGACGGGACGGAACGCACCGCGCGCATTCCGGGCAAGATGCAAAAACGCATCTGGATCCGGGAAGACGACGTCGTCCTCGTCGAACCCTGGGACTGGCAGGACGAAAAGGCCGACATCACCTGGCGCTACGAGAAAAGCGACGCGGACCAACTCCGTCGGGAAGGCCACATCCAATAA
- a CDS encoding DUF460 domain-containing protein gives MSTRTSALDAVVFGVDIQSGDVRGDAPSYALAVFDGEDITRDVVTHRKLRRLIDDEEPAIVATDNMYELAADKDQLIHFLGTLPAGTKLVQVTGAEQPEPLSRVANRHNVPYGKDPMQEAEAAARLAAHNVGHEVSAFTDTTEVKVARGRSTGSGGWSEDRYTRRIHGSVRKRAREVESELEDANLEYEKDVRESYGGFANAVFTVHARPSDIPVSRNRAGDVRVEIERQRRDGIEFEPLVKRRDHVIVGIDPGTTTAVAIVGLEGTVLDVWSSRTSDTAGVIEWIVERGRPIIVAADVTPMPETVEKFRRSFDAAGWTPESDLPVDEKQHRTRDHPYDDDHQRDAMAAALYALDAHEDQFDRIADKLPPGIDRGEVTARVVAGEESVEAVLRDLDDDEEPEAESTEHEPRELTEEEKRIKDLERQVERLQSHVETLEGRIEDRDDRIDELETELGVARREERKEVRRNREVSRLERKANRLERERDEAQEDIETLERKVERMKALWKLDHSNFSDVSAEKEGLVPVKVVEKFTKGAIREADDQYGIAAGDVVYIRDASGAGRSTAELMAEFEPRVILKDGGLSEIADEILFESEIPVGPADDVAMQEVDELAVAREDDVEAAIDDWRERAEDRKRDRKAAMVDQLISEHRAGDNEV, from the coding sequence GTGAGTACGCGAACGAGTGCGCTCGATGCGGTCGTCTTCGGTGTCGATATTCAGAGCGGTGACGTGCGCGGCGATGCACCATCGTACGCACTGGCCGTCTTCGATGGCGAGGACATCACCAGAGACGTCGTTACCCATCGGAAACTCCGGCGACTGATCGACGACGAGGAGCCGGCGATCGTCGCGACGGACAACATGTACGAGTTGGCTGCCGACAAGGACCAGCTGATCCACTTCCTCGGAACCCTCCCCGCCGGGACGAAGCTCGTCCAGGTAACGGGTGCCGAACAGCCCGAGCCGCTCTCCCGCGTCGCGAACCGTCACAACGTCCCCTACGGGAAGGATCCGATGCAGGAGGCCGAAGCCGCCGCCCGACTGGCCGCCCACAACGTCGGCCACGAGGTCTCGGCCTTTACCGACACGACGGAAGTCAAGGTCGCACGCGGGCGCTCGACGGGCAGCGGCGGCTGGAGCGAGGACCGTTACACCCGCCGCATCCACGGCTCGGTCAGGAAACGAGCCCGCGAGGTCGAGTCCGAACTCGAGGACGCCAACCTCGAGTACGAGAAAGACGTGCGGGAATCCTACGGCGGCTTCGCCAACGCCGTCTTCACCGTCCACGCCCGCCCCAGCGACATCCCCGTCTCCCGAAATCGGGCGGGCGACGTTCGCGTCGAGATCGAGCGCCAGCGCCGCGACGGCATCGAGTTCGAGCCGCTCGTCAAACGACGCGACCACGTCATCGTCGGTATCGACCCCGGAACGACGACCGCCGTCGCCATCGTCGGCCTCGAGGGAACGGTGCTCGACGTCTGGAGTTCCCGAACCAGCGACACCGCCGGGGTGATCGAGTGGATCGTCGAGCGCGGGCGGCCGATCATCGTCGCGGCGGACGTGACGCCGATGCCCGAAACGGTCGAGAAGTTCCGCCGGAGTTTCGACGCCGCGGGATGGACACCCGAGAGCGACCTCCCGGTCGACGAGAAACAACATCGCACGCGCGACCATCCCTACGACGACGACCACCAGCGCGACGCGATGGCCGCCGCACTGTACGCCCTCGACGCCCACGAGGATCAGTTCGACCGCATCGCCGACAAACTCCCGCCGGGTATCGATCGCGGCGAGGTCACTGCCCGCGTCGTCGCCGGCGAGGAAAGCGTCGAAGCCGTCCTGCGGGACCTCGACGACGACGAGGAGCCCGAAGCGGAATCCACCGAACACGAGCCACGCGAACTGACCGAGGAGGAAAAACGAATCAAGGACCTGGAACGACAGGTCGAACGGCTCCAGTCACACGTCGAGACCCTCGAGGGCCGTATCGAGGACCGCGACGACCGCATCGACGAACTCGAGACCGAACTCGGCGTCGCCCGCCGCGAGGAGCGCAAGGAGGTCCGCCGGAACCGCGAGGTGAGCCGCCTCGAACGGAAGGCAAACCGCCTCGAGCGCGAACGCGACGAAGCCCAGGAAGACATCGAGACCCTCGAGCGAAAGGTCGAACGGATGAAAGCCCTCTGGAAACTCGATCACTCGAACTTCAGCGACGTGTCCGCCGAAAAGGAGGGTCTGGTCCCGGTCAAGGTCGTCGAGAAGTTCACGAAAGGGGCGATCCGCGAGGCCGACGATCAGTACGGGATCGCGGCCGGCGACGTGGTCTACATCCGGGATGCCAGCGGCGCGGGCCGATCCACGGCCGAACTCATGGCGGAGTTCGAGCCTCGCGTCATCCTCAAAGACGGCGGCCTGTCCGAGATCGCCGACGAGATCCTCTTCGAGAGCGAGATTCCGGTCGGTCCCGCCGACGACGTCGCGATGCAGGAGGTCGACGAACTCGCCGTCGCCCGCGAAGACGACGTCGAAGCGGCCATCGACGACTGGCGCGAACGCGCCGAAGACCGAAAGCGGGACCGCAAAGCCGCGATGGTCGACCAGCTCATCAGCGAGCACCGGGCCGGCGACAACGAAGTCTGA
- a CDS encoding plastocyanin/azurin family copper-binding protein — translation MARDNAVSRRTALKLTGAAASTALVAGCGGSGNGDGNGNGNGNGNGNGGGASEYEAEAGEEIMFSAQTSHWEGVSPSAIEGSENPTIVLSEGEEYTIGWNQGNGQPHNIEIVDSDDSVVNDLSTEQVSDEEPSDQTLTFTANSDMAEYVCRPHQTQMRGTLQVE, via the coding sequence ATGGCACGAGATAATGCGGTTTCGCGGCGGACAGCGCTGAAGCTCACGGGCGCAGCGGCATCGACGGCGCTCGTCGCTGGCTGTGGCGGGAGCGGTAACGGTGATGGCAACGGCAACGGCAACGGTAACGGCAACGGCAACGGCGGCGGTGCAAGCGAGTACGAAGCCGAAGCCGGCGAGGAGATCATGTTCAGCGCACAGACCAGTCACTGGGAGGGTGTGAGCCCGTCGGCGATCGAGGGCTCGGAGAACCCGACCATCGTCCTCTCGGAGGGTGAGGAGTACACGATCGGCTGGAACCAGGGCAACGGCCAGCCACACAACATCGAGATCGTCGACAGCGACGACAGCGTCGTCAACGACCTCTCGACCGAACAGGTCTCCGACGAAGAGCCGTCGGACCAGACGCTGACCTTCACGGCGAACTCCGACATGGCCGAGTACGTCTGCCGTCCCCACCAGACGCAGATGCGGGGCACCCTGCAGGTCGAATAA
- a CDS encoding O-acetylhomoserine aminocarboxypropyltransferase/cysteine synthase family protein — translation MSDDASDEHDGDRERGLGTRSVHAGQSPDPETGAMAPPIYQTTSYVFEDADTAADRYALEDDGYIYSRIANPTVEILEDRLADLEGGVGAVATGSGMAALDSAVLILAEAGDNVVCSTDTYGGTTTYFSKTATRRNIEPKFVPTLEYDAYEAAIDEDTAFVHVETIGNPSLVTPDFERVAEIAHENGVPLVVDNTFATPALCRPLEHGADVVWESTTKWLHGSGTTVGGVLVDGGSFPWGEHGYDEIAGQNHAYHDVDFSRDFPEAPFAATARYRSLRSLGNQQSPFDAWQTLQGLESMPLRVERHCENAQVVADYLDDHEDVAWVTYPGLADHPTHDNARRYLEDYGGMVAFGLEEGFEAGKAFCENVELAQFLANIGDAKTLVIHPASTTHGQLSPEERDEAGVTADLIRMSVGIEDPEDVLADLEGAIAAATRACRSAGETR, via the coding sequence ATGAGCGACGACGCGAGCGACGAGCACGACGGGGACCGCGAGCGCGGACTCGGCACGCGGAGCGTCCACGCCGGCCAGTCCCCCGATCCGGAAACCGGTGCGATGGCACCGCCGATCTATCAGACGACCTCCTACGTCTTCGAGGACGCCGACACCGCCGCCGACCGCTACGCCCTCGAGGACGACGGCTACATCTACTCCCGGATCGCCAACCCGACGGTCGAGATCCTCGAGGACCGCCTCGCCGACCTCGAGGGCGGTGTGGGCGCGGTCGCGACGGGCAGCGGCATGGCCGCGCTGGACTCCGCAGTGCTGATCCTCGCCGAGGCGGGCGACAACGTGGTCTGTTCGACCGACACCTACGGCGGGACGACCACCTACTTCTCGAAGACGGCGACGCGCCGGAACATCGAGCCGAAATTCGTCCCAACCCTCGAGTACGACGCCTACGAGGCGGCCATCGACGAGGACACCGCGTTCGTCCACGTCGAGACGATCGGCAACCCCTCGCTGGTGACGCCCGACTTCGAGCGGGTCGCCGAGATCGCCCACGAGAACGGCGTGCCGCTGGTCGTGGACAACACCTTCGCGACGCCGGCGCTCTGTCGCCCCCTCGAGCACGGGGCCGACGTCGTCTGGGAGTCGACGACCAAGTGGCTCCACGGATCGGGCACGACCGTCGGCGGCGTCCTCGTCGACGGCGGCTCCTTCCCCTGGGGCGAGCACGGTTACGACGAGATCGCCGGCCAGAACCACGCCTACCACGACGTCGACTTCTCGCGGGACTTCCCCGAGGCCCCCTTCGCCGCGACGGCCCGCTATCGCTCGCTGCGCAGTCTGGGCAACCAGCAGTCGCCGTTCGACGCCTGGCAGACGCTGCAGGGCCTCGAGTCGATGCCCCTGCGCGTCGAGCGACACTGCGAGAACGCGCAGGTCGTGGCGGACTACCTCGACGACCACGAAGACGTCGCCTGGGTCACGTATCCGGGACTCGCCGACCACCCGACCCACGACAACGCGCGGCGATACCTCGAGGATTACGGCGGGATGGTCGCGTTCGGACTCGAAGAGGGGTTCGAGGCGGGCAAGGCCTTCTGCGAGAACGTCGAACTCGCCCAGTTCCTCGCGAACATCGGCGACGCGAAGACGCTCGTGATCCACCCCGCGAGTACGACCCACGGGCAACTCTCGCCCGAAGAACGCGATGAGGCCGGCGTCACGGCCGACCTGATCCGGATGTCCGTCGGGATCGAGGACCCCGAGGACGTTCTGGCCGACCTCGAGGGAGCGATCGCCGCGGCGACGCGGGCCTGTCGATCGGCGGGTGAGACGCGGTGA
- a CDS encoding class I SAM-dependent methyltransferase, with amino-acid sequence MEPVPLDALPKYSDWAAYLLDPSGEPPSDSTAYIGTETYEEIYARLLESYRDHPLPPIDAVKEIRSHGRSDGDLVSEDQTLYRVGVAELVEREYDTVQTALEPLLEGDETVLDLGCGWGWTLDAIASKFPGVRVVGGEYVLAGVEFAREVFVDGRDRERIAVDQFDFFGEWEIVDAVDGNCVVFTKGTLVTLSETESVVERLETLAAERSVTAGVHLEQVGPPPETVLGHLRRRYLRERGYADAVLDRLHDSPELDVIDVTYDVHGSNPLHPLTRVRWQAR; translated from the coding sequence ATGGAGCCAGTTCCGCTCGACGCCCTGCCGAAATACTCCGACTGGGCGGCGTATCTACTCGACCCGAGCGGGGAGCCGCCAAGTGACTCGACCGCCTACATCGGTACCGAAACCTACGAGGAAATCTACGCTCGTCTTCTCGAGAGCTACCGCGACCACCCGCTTCCCCCGATCGACGCCGTCAAAGAAATACGCTCGCACGGTCGTTCGGACGGCGATCTCGTCTCGGAGGACCAGACTCTCTATCGAGTTGGAGTAGCCGAACTCGTTGAACGAGAGTACGACACAGTCCAGACGGCCCTCGAACCGCTCCTCGAGGGGGACGAAACGGTCCTGGATCTCGGATGCGGGTGGGGCTGGACGCTGGATGCGATCGCGTCTAAATTTCCCGGCGTCCGCGTCGTCGGCGGCGAGTACGTCCTGGCCGGCGTCGAATTCGCCCGCGAAGTGTTCGTCGACGGGCGCGACCGAGAGCGGATCGCGGTCGACCAGTTCGACTTCTTCGGCGAGTGGGAGATCGTTGACGCCGTCGATGGCAACTGTGTCGTCTTCACCAAGGGAACGCTGGTCACGCTCTCGGAGACGGAGTCGGTCGTCGAACGGCTTGAGACCCTCGCAGCCGAGCGATCGGTGACGGCCGGCGTTCACCTCGAGCAGGTGGGTCCGCCCCCGGAGACCGTGCTCGGCCACCTTCGTCGACGGTATTTACGGGAACGCGGGTACGCCGATGCCGTTCTCGACCGGCTTCACGACTCTCCAGAACTGGACGTTATCGACGTCACCTACGACGTCCACGGCTCGAACCCGTTGCATCCCCTGACGCGGGTTCGATGGCAGGCCCGGTGA
- a CDS encoding DUF6517 family protein produces the protein MTLTRRQLLATGAAAGTGVVAGCTGLVRDSLSSTPGTVSAAALEETGYDEHTVEEVVVERTVGRFGIERSIEASNWYAEYDRAIALDSLGLTRIQAAVVSVLTTPQVSVLGKTFNPVGNYSTDDLVELIQNRYDRLEDVEYADEESVAVLGTETTLARYRASARLITAGTTLDVYLALSEPVAHGDDFAICVAVYPQLQGLEAESGFVRTMLESVEHE, from the coding sequence ATGACACTCACGCGTCGGCAGCTGCTCGCCACGGGAGCGGCCGCAGGAACCGGGGTCGTTGCCGGCTGTACCGGGCTGGTTCGGGACTCGCTCTCGTCGACGCCGGGGACCGTCTCGGCGGCGGCACTCGAGGAGACGGGCTACGACGAACACACTGTCGAGGAGGTCGTCGTCGAACGAACCGTCGGCCGGTTCGGGATCGAGCGCTCGATCGAGGCCAGCAACTGGTACGCCGAGTACGACCGCGCGATCGCGCTCGATTCGCTCGGCCTGACGCGCATCCAGGCGGCGGTCGTCTCCGTGTTGACCACGCCACAGGTGTCGGTGCTCGGGAAGACGTTCAATCCCGTCGGCAACTACTCGACCGACGACCTCGTCGAACTGATCCAGAACCGGTACGACCGCCTCGAGGACGTCGAATACGCCGACGAGGAATCGGTCGCCGTGCTGGGAACCGAAACGACGCTCGCCCGGTATCGGGCCAGCGCTCGCCTCATCACTGCGGGGACCACGCTCGACGTCTACCTGGCACTCAGCGAACCCGTCGCTCACGGCGACGACTTCGCGATCTGTGTCGCGGTCTACCCGCAACTACAGGGACTCGAGGCCGAATCCGGGTTCGTTCGGACCATGCTCGAGTCGGTCGAGCACGAGTGA
- a CDS encoding MFS transporter, with product MHSSDRDRVVLAALVFAVLFSQVLLYPGVATLVETLGADAATSAFAATPLDASMWFLVAEFAAYVTFVGVWGIASDATGRRTPFIVVGSLAGALGYGTLAAVPSVGSVSFEGVLLLRVFQGAMTIGAFSLTMTMLMDLEGGHGRNMGAAGIAIGLGAALGAPVGGQLTELDPRAPLVVAAGLLVCVGGLVSLAGDRTPEGSRSVRALVDGVRRRPVLSLPYAFGFVDRLTAGFFALVGTLYFQEAFDLDAGMTGLLLACFFAPFALLQYPMGALSDRFGRTVPIVVGSACYGGGILLVGASPSVPTAAIAMIGVGILGALVAPATMALVTDLADESERGTAMAGFNLAGSLGFLCGFLVGGTIAGTYGYGLAFVVVGGLEIAIALITVPAFLRLSVDRTEGFHAGDRGDA from the coding sequence GTGCACTCGAGTGACCGCGATCGGGTCGTCCTCGCCGCCCTCGTCTTCGCGGTGTTGTTCTCGCAAGTGCTGCTCTATCCGGGCGTCGCGACGCTCGTGGAGACGCTGGGGGCCGATGCGGCCACGTCCGCGTTCGCAGCGACGCCCCTCGATGCGAGCATGTGGTTTCTGGTCGCCGAATTCGCCGCCTACGTGACGTTCGTCGGCGTCTGGGGTATCGCGAGCGACGCGACCGGGCGGCGAACGCCGTTCATCGTCGTCGGGTCCCTCGCCGGCGCGCTCGGCTACGGGACGCTCGCTGCCGTTCCGTCGGTCGGCTCGGTCAGCTTCGAGGGCGTCCTCCTCCTGCGCGTCTTCCAGGGGGCGATGACCATCGGCGCGTTCTCCCTGACGATGACGATGTTGATGGATCTCGAGGGTGGTCACGGCCGGAACATGGGTGCTGCGGGGATCGCAATCGGGCTCGGTGCCGCGCTCGGTGCGCCCGTCGGCGGGCAACTGACCGAACTCGACCCGCGTGCGCCGCTGGTCGTCGCCGCCGGCCTGCTCGTCTGTGTCGGCGGTCTCGTCTCGCTCGCCGGCGATCGAACTCCCGAGGGGAGTCGGTCCGTGCGAGCGCTCGTCGACGGTGTCCGGCGACGGCCGGTGCTGTCGCTGCCGTACGCTTTCGGTTTCGTCGACCGGCTCACCGCGGGCTTTTTTGCGCTCGTCGGGACGCTCTACTTCCAGGAGGCCTTCGACCTCGACGCCGGGATGACCGGGCTCTTGCTGGCGTGTTTTTTCGCTCCCTTCGCGTTGTTGCAGTATCCGATGGGGGCTCTCTCGGATCGGTTCGGCCGGACGGTCCCGATCGTCGTCGGCTCGGCGTGTTACGGCGGGGGAATCCTCCTCGTCGGGGCGTCGCCGTCGGTTCCGACCGCAGCGATCGCGATGATCGGCGTCGGGATCCTCGGCGCGCTCGTCGCCCCTGCGACGATGGCGCTGGTCACCGATCTCGCCGACGAGAGCGAGCGCGGAACTGCCATGGCCGGGTTCAACCTCGCCGGAAGCCTCGGATTCCTCTGTGGATTCCTCGTCGGCGGAACGATCGCCGGCACCTACGGCTACGGACTCGCGTTCGTCGTCGTCGGTGGCCTCGAGATCGCGATCGCGCTCATCACGGTGCCGGCGTTCCTGCGCCTTTCCGTCGACCGGACCGAGGGGTTCCACGCGGGAGACCGTGGTGATGCCTGA
- a CDS encoding SPW repeat domain-containing protein: MSDTPTDTGRETRTDYNSLNTDAMQWVSALVALIGLSLVALPFLFQSTDAAVWNDTLTGTAIFLLAGYNFYRLSRDRLASVGVASLAVVLGLWALVSPSVIEMGSTQLATGTAISGLLVALLSAYNAYANNKADTPERTRARA, from the coding sequence ATGAGTGACACACCAACCGACACCGGCCGTGAGACCCGGACCGACTACAACTCGCTCAACACGGATGCGATGCAGTGGGTGAGCGCCCTCGTCGCGCTGATCGGGCTCTCTCTCGTCGCCTTGCCGTTCCTCTTCCAGTCCACGGACGCGGCGGTCTGGAACGATACCCTGACCGGAACGGCGATCTTCCTGCTCGCCGGCTACAACTTCTATCGGCTGTCGCGGGATCGATTAGCGAGCGTCGGCGTCGCGTCGCTCGCCGTCGTGCTCGGCCTGTGGGCGCTCGTTTCGCCTTCCGTCATCGAGATGGGGAGCACCCAACTCGCGACCGGGACCGCGATCTCCGGCTTGCTCGTGGCCCTCCTCTCGGCCTACAACGCCTACGCGAACAACAAAGCCGACACGCCCGAACGAACCCGCGCTCGAGCCTGA
- a CDS encoding DUF7470 family protein, protein MLRNLGALGIAGLVILLAGIGLIAYADPVIAAGMALVIAGLGLVVRSLISGLLQNFGMF, encoded by the coding sequence ATGTTGCGAAACCTCGGCGCGCTCGGTATCGCGGGTCTTGTGATCCTGCTGGCCGGCATCGGGCTCATCGCGTACGCGGATCCGGTGATCGCCGCGGGGATGGCACTCGTCATCGCCGGTCTCGGACTGGTCGTCAGATCGCTGATCTCCGGCCTGCTCCAGAATTTCGGGATGTTTTGA